The following are from one region of the Camelus ferus isolate YT-003-E chromosome 13, BCGSAC_Cfer_1.0, whole genome shotgun sequence genome:
- the MFSD2A gene encoding sodium-dependent lysophosphatidylcholine symporter 1 isoform X1, producing the protein MAKGEGAESGSAAGLLPTSILQAGERPAQVKKEPKKKQQLSVCNKLCYAVGGAPYQVTGCALGFFLQIYLLDVAQVDPFSASIILFVGRAWDAITDPLVGFCISKSPWTRLGRLMPWIIFSTPLAIIAYFLIWFVPDFQQGQALWYLLFYCLFETLVTCFHVPYSALTMFISTEQSERDSATAYRMTVEVLGTVLGTAIQGQIVGQADTPCLQDPNASTATLEGANHTHSTTSLKETQNAYLLAAGVIASIYVICAIILILGVREQREPYETQQAKPMSFFRGLRLVMTHGPYIKLIAGFLFTSLAFMLVEGNFALFCTYTLGFRNEFQNLLLAIMLSATVTIPIWQWFLTRFGKKMAVYIGISSAVPFLILVALMESNLIVTYVVAVAAGISVAAAFLLPWSMLPDVIDDFHLKQPHIHGTEPIFFSFYVFFTKFASGVSLGISTLSLDFTGYQTRSCSQPARVKFTLKMLVTMAPIVLILLGLLLFKLYPIDEEKRRQNKKALQALREEASSSGCSETDSTELASIL; encoded by the exons ATGGCCAAAGGAGAGGGAGCCGAGAGCGGCTCCGCCGCGGGGCTGCTGCCCACGAGCATACTCCAAGCCGGCGAACGCCCGGCCCAGGTGAAG AAGGAACCAAAGAAGAAACAACAGTTGTCCGTTTGCAACAAGCTTTGCTATGCAGTTGGGGGGGCCCCCTACCAGGTGACGGGATGTGCCCTGGGGTTCTTCCTGCAGATCTACCTGTTGGATGTAGCTCAG GTGgaccctttctctgcctctatcATCCTATTTGTGGGCCGCGCTTGGGATGCCATCACAGACCCGCTGGTGGGCTTCTGCATTAGCAAATCTCCCTGGACCCGCCTAGGCCGCCTCATGCCCTG gaTCATATTCTCCACCCCCCTGGCCATCATTGCCTACTTCCTCATCTGGTTCGTGCCTGACTTCCAACAGGGCCAGGCCCTGTGGTACTTGCTTTTCTACTGCCTCTTTGAGACGCTGGTCACG TGTTTCCACGTTCCCTACTCAGCTCTCACCATGTTCATCAGCACAGAGCAGAGTGAGCGGGATTCTGCCACCGCGTATC GGATGACGGTGGAGGTATtaggcacagtgctgggcaccgCAATCCAGGGGCAGATTGTGGGCCAAGCAGATACACCTTGTCTCCAGGACCCCAATGCTTCTACAGCAACCTTGGAAGGTGCCAATCACACGCATAGCACCACCTCACTCAAAGAAACG CAAAACGCATACCTGCTGGCAGCAGGGGTCATTGCCTCCATCTATGTCATCTGCGCCATCATCCTGATCCTGGGCGTGCGGGAGCAGAGAG AACCCTACGAGACTCAGCAGGCCAAGCCAATGTCTTTCTTTCGGGGCCTCCGGTTGGTCATGACCCATGGCCCGTACATCAAGCTTATTGCTGGCTTCCTCTTCACCTCCTTGGCTTTCATG CTGGTAGAGGGAAACTTCGCCCTGTTTTGCACTTACACCTTGGGCTTCCGCAACGAATTCCAGAATCTGCTCCTGGCCATCATG CTCTCAGCCACAGTCACCATTCCCATCTGGCAGTGGTTCCTAACCCGGTTTGGCAAGAAGATGGCTGTGTACATTGGGATCTCA TCAGCAGTGCCATTTCTCATCTTGGTGGCTCTCATGGAGAGTAACCTGATCGTCACATACGTGGTAGCTGTGGCAGCCGGCATCAGTGTAGCAGCCGCCTTTTTACTACCCTG GTCCATGCTGCCGGATGTCATTGACGACTTCCACTTGAAGCAGCCCCACATCCATGGGACTGAGCCCATCTTCTTCTCCTTCTACGTCTTCTTCACCAAGTTTGCCTCCGGAGTCTCTCTGGGCATCTCCACTCTCAGTCTGGA CTTCACTGGGTACCAGACCCGTTCCTGCTCCCAGCCGGCACGTGTCAAGTTTACGCTGAAGATGCTCGTGACCATGGCTCCCATAGTCCTCATCCTGCTAGGCCTGCTGCTGTTCAAGCTGTATCCCATCGACGAGGAGAAGCGGCGGCAGAATAAGAAGGCCCTGCAGGCTCTGAG GGAAGAGGCCAGCAGCTCGGGCTGCTCTGAAACAGACTCCACAGAGCTGGCCAGCATCCTCTAG
- the MFSD2A gene encoding sodium-dependent lysophosphatidylcholine symporter 1 isoform X3 produces the protein MAKGEGAESGSAAGLLPTSILQAGERPAQVKKEPKKKQQLSVCNKLCYAVGGAPYQVTGCALGFFLQIYLLDVAQVDPFSASIILFVGRAWDAITDPLVGFCISKSPWTRLGRLMPWIIFSTPLAIIAYFLIWFVPDFQQGQALWYLLFYCLFETLVTCFHVPYSALTMFISTEQSERDSATAYRMTVEVLGTVLGTAIQGQIVGQADTPCLQDPNASTATLEGANHTHSTTSLKETQNAYLLAAGVIASIYVICAIILILGVREQREPYETQQAKPMSFFRGLRLVMTHGPYIKLIAGFLFTSLAFMLVEGNFALFCTYTLGFRNEFQNLLLAIMLSATVTIPIWQWFLTRFGKKMAVYIGISSAVPFLILVALMESNLIVTYVVAVAAGISVAAAFLLPWSMLPDVIDDFHLKQPHIHGTEPIFFSFYVFFTKFASGVSLGISTLSLDFTGYQTRSCSQPARVKFTLKMLVTMAPIVLILLGLLLFKLYPIDEEKRRQNKKALQALRLAWQPA, from the exons ATGGCCAAAGGAGAGGGAGCCGAGAGCGGCTCCGCCGCGGGGCTGCTGCCCACGAGCATACTCCAAGCCGGCGAACGCCCGGCCCAGGTGAAG AAGGAACCAAAGAAGAAACAACAGTTGTCCGTTTGCAACAAGCTTTGCTATGCAGTTGGGGGGGCCCCCTACCAGGTGACGGGATGTGCCCTGGGGTTCTTCCTGCAGATCTACCTGTTGGATGTAGCTCAG GTGgaccctttctctgcctctatcATCCTATTTGTGGGCCGCGCTTGGGATGCCATCACAGACCCGCTGGTGGGCTTCTGCATTAGCAAATCTCCCTGGACCCGCCTAGGCCGCCTCATGCCCTG gaTCATATTCTCCACCCCCCTGGCCATCATTGCCTACTTCCTCATCTGGTTCGTGCCTGACTTCCAACAGGGCCAGGCCCTGTGGTACTTGCTTTTCTACTGCCTCTTTGAGACGCTGGTCACG TGTTTCCACGTTCCCTACTCAGCTCTCACCATGTTCATCAGCACAGAGCAGAGTGAGCGGGATTCTGCCACCGCGTATC GGATGACGGTGGAGGTATtaggcacagtgctgggcaccgCAATCCAGGGGCAGATTGTGGGCCAAGCAGATACACCTTGTCTCCAGGACCCCAATGCTTCTACAGCAACCTTGGAAGGTGCCAATCACACGCATAGCACCACCTCACTCAAAGAAACG CAAAACGCATACCTGCTGGCAGCAGGGGTCATTGCCTCCATCTATGTCATCTGCGCCATCATCCTGATCCTGGGCGTGCGGGAGCAGAGAG AACCCTACGAGACTCAGCAGGCCAAGCCAATGTCTTTCTTTCGGGGCCTCCGGTTGGTCATGACCCATGGCCCGTACATCAAGCTTATTGCTGGCTTCCTCTTCACCTCCTTGGCTTTCATG CTGGTAGAGGGAAACTTCGCCCTGTTTTGCACTTACACCTTGGGCTTCCGCAACGAATTCCAGAATCTGCTCCTGGCCATCATG CTCTCAGCCACAGTCACCATTCCCATCTGGCAGTGGTTCCTAACCCGGTTTGGCAAGAAGATGGCTGTGTACATTGGGATCTCA TCAGCAGTGCCATTTCTCATCTTGGTGGCTCTCATGGAGAGTAACCTGATCGTCACATACGTGGTAGCTGTGGCAGCCGGCATCAGTGTAGCAGCCGCCTTTTTACTACCCTG GTCCATGCTGCCGGATGTCATTGACGACTTCCACTTGAAGCAGCCCCACATCCATGGGACTGAGCCCATCTTCTTCTCCTTCTACGTCTTCTTCACCAAGTTTGCCTCCGGAGTCTCTCTGGGCATCTCCACTCTCAGTCTGGA CTTCACTGGGTACCAGACCCGTTCCTGCTCCCAGCCGGCACGTGTCAAGTTTACGCTGAAGATGCTCGTGACCATGGCTCCCATAGTCCTCATCCTGCTAGGCCTGCTGCTGTTCAAGCTGTATCCCATCGACGAGGAGAAGCGGCGGCAGAATAAGAAGGCCCTGCAGGCTCTGAG ACTAGCCTGGCAGCCAGCTTAG
- the MFSD2A gene encoding sodium-dependent lysophosphatidylcholine symporter 1 isoform X2, producing the protein MAKGEGAESGSAAGLLPTSILQAGERPAQVKEPKKKQQLSVCNKLCYAVGGAPYQVTGCALGFFLQIYLLDVAQVDPFSASIILFVGRAWDAITDPLVGFCISKSPWTRLGRLMPWIIFSTPLAIIAYFLIWFVPDFQQGQALWYLLFYCLFETLVTCFHVPYSALTMFISTEQSERDSATAYRMTVEVLGTVLGTAIQGQIVGQADTPCLQDPNASTATLEGANHTHSTTSLKETQNAYLLAAGVIASIYVICAIILILGVREQREPYETQQAKPMSFFRGLRLVMTHGPYIKLIAGFLFTSLAFMLVEGNFALFCTYTLGFRNEFQNLLLAIMLSATVTIPIWQWFLTRFGKKMAVYIGISSAVPFLILVALMESNLIVTYVVAVAAGISVAAAFLLPWSMLPDVIDDFHLKQPHIHGTEPIFFSFYVFFTKFASGVSLGISTLSLDFTGYQTRSCSQPARVKFTLKMLVTMAPIVLILLGLLLFKLYPIDEEKRRQNKKALQALREEASSSGCSETDSTELASIL; encoded by the exons ATGGCCAAAGGAGAGGGAGCCGAGAGCGGCTCCGCCGCGGGGCTGCTGCCCACGAGCATACTCCAAGCCGGCGAACGCCCGGCCCAGGTGAAG GAACCAAAGAAGAAACAACAGTTGTCCGTTTGCAACAAGCTTTGCTATGCAGTTGGGGGGGCCCCCTACCAGGTGACGGGATGTGCCCTGGGGTTCTTCCTGCAGATCTACCTGTTGGATGTAGCTCAG GTGgaccctttctctgcctctatcATCCTATTTGTGGGCCGCGCTTGGGATGCCATCACAGACCCGCTGGTGGGCTTCTGCATTAGCAAATCTCCCTGGACCCGCCTAGGCCGCCTCATGCCCTG gaTCATATTCTCCACCCCCCTGGCCATCATTGCCTACTTCCTCATCTGGTTCGTGCCTGACTTCCAACAGGGCCAGGCCCTGTGGTACTTGCTTTTCTACTGCCTCTTTGAGACGCTGGTCACG TGTTTCCACGTTCCCTACTCAGCTCTCACCATGTTCATCAGCACAGAGCAGAGTGAGCGGGATTCTGCCACCGCGTATC GGATGACGGTGGAGGTATtaggcacagtgctgggcaccgCAATCCAGGGGCAGATTGTGGGCCAAGCAGATACACCTTGTCTCCAGGACCCCAATGCTTCTACAGCAACCTTGGAAGGTGCCAATCACACGCATAGCACCACCTCACTCAAAGAAACG CAAAACGCATACCTGCTGGCAGCAGGGGTCATTGCCTCCATCTATGTCATCTGCGCCATCATCCTGATCCTGGGCGTGCGGGAGCAGAGAG AACCCTACGAGACTCAGCAGGCCAAGCCAATGTCTTTCTTTCGGGGCCTCCGGTTGGTCATGACCCATGGCCCGTACATCAAGCTTATTGCTGGCTTCCTCTTCACCTCCTTGGCTTTCATG CTGGTAGAGGGAAACTTCGCCCTGTTTTGCACTTACACCTTGGGCTTCCGCAACGAATTCCAGAATCTGCTCCTGGCCATCATG CTCTCAGCCACAGTCACCATTCCCATCTGGCAGTGGTTCCTAACCCGGTTTGGCAAGAAGATGGCTGTGTACATTGGGATCTCA TCAGCAGTGCCATTTCTCATCTTGGTGGCTCTCATGGAGAGTAACCTGATCGTCACATACGTGGTAGCTGTGGCAGCCGGCATCAGTGTAGCAGCCGCCTTTTTACTACCCTG GTCCATGCTGCCGGATGTCATTGACGACTTCCACTTGAAGCAGCCCCACATCCATGGGACTGAGCCCATCTTCTTCTCCTTCTACGTCTTCTTCACCAAGTTTGCCTCCGGAGTCTCTCTGGGCATCTCCACTCTCAGTCTGGA CTTCACTGGGTACCAGACCCGTTCCTGCTCCCAGCCGGCACGTGTCAAGTTTACGCTGAAGATGCTCGTGACCATGGCTCCCATAGTCCTCATCCTGCTAGGCCTGCTGCTGTTCAAGCTGTATCCCATCGACGAGGAGAAGCGGCGGCAGAATAAGAAGGCCCTGCAGGCTCTGAG GGAAGAGGCCAGCAGCTCGGGCTGCTCTGAAACAGACTCCACAGAGCTGGCCAGCATCCTCTAG